The Eurosta solidaginis isolate ZX-2024a chromosome 4, ASM4086904v1, whole genome shotgun sequence genome includes a window with the following:
- the fog gene encoding serine-rich adhesin for platelets, with amino-acid sequence MITRIETITATLLAKTAATPTYSHKSKSRATQQQNTKKITIINTPASTQQQQQQLLPASQPNATRRAIRMRTTPTTMRRFSLAIFKFLLLACALAPTPLQILLPTILPLQRSLAVEALPITSKPIESTAENLAWQAWLMLPPEQKQLEKSRKVTPKSIFSLPFRECPPGHQLFQSRCIPTVNINQSELLKQQVLGLFLGSSHDGGAGGTGTAADNAYEFDYGDEEYGLGAGESAVMYDAPQQFSADSGGDGGVATAVGTLKTPQQPTHMSDEPLKFNLFEQKYPTSDYETDVSSGSGGVEGSGSSAARPLTDFTPGSGMSGEGGARIQAAVTNSAHNGAQFNFNSTQFLDAVQGFMQTHVTLNKTSSITNVNNTTALEQHNNNRTSYESQTSNQQPQQHQGLTDLHAASSNISAFAVDEIDAIILPAVSTSDTSTTQVASSRAQDATSANSTVGGDDLELQHISLFKDAGSVQLHVTTVTAQTVKNNRTAVEEDAIRKVDDDAEDLVAAAAQQLPAQQQSSVAQFLRADALLPLSTSVTAYISATTPLAMLATTTSVDENIPVTTPLTKDERPRSVLPQQNSAKTDTDAQETRFVTSTEAESTTNFQIDETTVFEANEEEAEYVKIAGEQTSLLEAIKQQQKLESEKMKVEQADDGRVETKTTKITYEETTIKTNGNIFNDTKITTDETMEDSTTTVPPVSFVAKDAETVDEMKQKQTTTTLLPLYSSAVITEPTTTAKVSLTATTGADRFHSAPTAVSTAVAPSHLEANKQAAAAVSPAAISSIHTIEAADITGSGKAAALTIGEFSEAAVNDMPGSGSKDLVNVATSISFNDNNNKNKNNKNKKTPIRIVVKKSAVGPSAASTTSEINIQQELRMINELVKGHRQLAALKIAAINTATKIPATTTPSKLPTAVDTKLEMKKFADPTEYEENVNDGDIEAVEVWRDIVEPKTTTQLAITTMKTEETTTTKQTTQVDTRALNSSTSIFVGSAATEAKESKQIITKPQASAKMESGSSELAKAEATIVNKSKVTETARKIIELAAKTSVEPEFEYDSEATTTTNTEANGATLWSRIMPIFGFGGGGEVTVEVEELAAEPVPTTTTTTTHELAGTNVSHVSSISSNKNSTSSSINSNISSGSSNSSKSSISDIHSISVNDINNKNIDSMLNSNNNNVDSHIRQNSKIIRIDHLSDNGLAAAVTTTNTLEEAPATGTTTITAAKNIAATETANEEDEPSSTYWWLPTGWRLDRGISSEQPLLYRLWSAFPESQLKTKVST; translated from the coding sequence ATGATTACAAGAATAGAAACAATAACAGCAACGTTATTAGCAAAAACAGCAGCGACACCTACATATAGTCACAAATCTAAGTCAAGAGCAACGCAGCAACAAAACACAAAGAAAATAACTATAATAAACACACCAGCAtccacacaacaacaacaacagcaactactaCCTGCAAGCCAACCAAATGCAACGAGACGCGCGATAAGAATGagaacaacaccaacaacaatgcGACGCTTTAGTTTagctatatttaaatttttattgttggCATGTGCATTAGCACCAACACCATTACAAATATTATTGCCAACAATTTTGCCACTACAACGGTCATTAGCTGTTGAAGCGTTACCGATTACCTCGAAACCCATTGAGAGCACCGCAGAAAATCTAGCCTGGCAAGCATGGCTTATGTTACCACCCGAGCAAAAGCAGTTAGAAAAATCACGCAAAGTCACACCAAAATCGATATTTTCGTTGCCATTTCGTGAATGCCCACCCGGCCATCAACTCTTTCAATCGCGTTGCATACCAACGGTAAATATCAATCAGAGCGAGCTGCTGAAACAGCAAGTGTTGGGTTTATTTTTAGGTAGCTCGCATGATGGTGGTGCGGGTGGCACAGGCACTGCTGCTGACAATGCATACGAATTTGATTATGGTGATGAAGAGTATGGTTTGGGTGCAGGTGAATCGGCGGTGATGTATGATGCACCACAGCAATTCAGCGCTGACAGCGGCGGCGACGGCGGTGTTGCCACTGCGGTAGGCACATTAAAAACACCACAACAACCAACACATATGAGCGATGAGCCGTTGAAATTTAATCTTTTCGAGCAAAAGTATCCAACGAGTGATTACGAAACGGATGTGAGTAGCGGTAGTGGTGGTGTAGAGGGTAGTGGTAGTAGTGCTGCACGGCCATTGACTGATTTCACGCCTGGAAGTGGTATGTCAGGTGAGGGGGGTGCGCGCATTCAAGCTGCTGTGACCAATAGTGCGCATAATGGTGcacaattcaatttcaattcaaCACAGTTTTTAGATGCGGTACAGGGTTTTATGCAAACGCATGTCACACTTAATAAAACAAGCAGCATAACTAATGTCAACAACACAACAGCTTTAGAGCAACACAACAACAATCGTACTTCATACGAGTCGCAAACAAGTAACCAACAGCCACAGCAACATCAAGGATTGACTGATTTACATGCAGCCAGTAGCAATATATCGGCATTTGCTGTCGATGAGATCGATGCGATCATATTACCTGCTGTGAGCACAAGCGACACCTCAACAACGCAGGTAGCCAGTAGTAGAGCTCAAGATGCTACAAGTGCTAATAGCACGGTTGGAGGCGACGACCTTGAACTGCAGCACATATCACTTTTCAAGGATGCTGGTAGCGTACAACTGCACGTTACAACGGTAACTGCACAGACAGTTAAGAACAATCGCACTGCAGTTGAGGAAGATGCAATACGTAAAGTCGATGATGATGCTGAGGATTTAGTAGCAGCGGCTGCACAACAACTACCAGCACAACAGCAAAGTAGTGTTGCACAATTTTTACGCGCCGATGCGCTCTTGCCTTTGAGCACTAGCGTGACTGCTTATATAAGTGCAACAACACCGCTAGCAATGCTAGCGACTACAACGAGCGTAGATGAAAACATACCCGTGACAACGCCACTCACAAAAGATGAACGCCCACGCAGCGTGTTGCCGCAACAAAATTCCGCGAAAACAGATACTGATGCGCAGGAGACGCGCTTTGTAACATCTACAGAAGCTGAGAGTACAACAAACTTTCAAATTGATGAAACAACAGTTTTTGAAGCAAATGAAGAAGAAGCAGAGTACGTCAAAATAGCGGGGGAGCAAACTTCACTGTTGGAAGCAATAAAACAGCAACAAAAGTTGGAGTCTGAGAAAATGAAAGTAGAACAGGCTGATGATGGACGTGtagaaacaaaaacaacaaaaataacgtatgaagaaacaacaataaaaactaaCGGCAACATATTCAACGACACCAAAATAACCACAGACGAAACGATGGAAGACTCAACAACAACAGTCCCACCAGTGAGTTTTGTAGCAAAGGACGCAGAAACGGTGGATGAGATGAAgcaaaagcaaacaacaacaacgctaCTACCGTTATACAGCAGTGCAGTAATCACAGAGCCTACAACAACTGCCAAAGTCAGCTTAACCGCAACGACGGGTGCAGACCGGTTTCATAGCGCGCCTACAGCCGTCAGCACCGCCGTCGCACCAAGCCATTTAGAAGCGAATAAACAAGCTGCAGCCGCCGTCTCCCCAGCCGCTATTAGCTCTATCCATACAATAGAGGCTGCAGATATCACTGGAAGTGGGAAGGCGGCGGCGTTGACGATTGGTGAATTTAGTGAGGCCGCTGTGAATGATATGCCGGGGAGTGGCAGCAAAGATTTAGTGAATGTTGCTACCAGCATAAGCTTTAATGacaacaacaataagaacaaaaacaataaaaataaaaaaacaccgATACGCATTGTGGTGAAGAAGTCAGCGGTAGGGCCATCGGCCGCTTCAACGACTAGTGAAATAAATATCCAACAAGAATTGCGAATGATTAATGAATTGGTGAAGGGCCATCGACAATTGGCCGCGCTAAAAATAGCAGCTATAAATACAGCAACAAaaataccagcaacaacaacgcCATCGAAGTTGCCAACTGCAGTGGACACAAAGTTGGAGATGAAAAAATTCGCAGATCCAACAGAGTATGAGGAAAACGTGAATGATGGTGATATTGAAGCGGTTGAGGTGTGGCGCGATATTGTTGAGCCAAAAACAACAACGCAGTTAGCCATAACAACAATGAAAACAGAagaaaccacaacaacaaaacaaacgaCTCAAGTAGACACAAGAGCACTTAACTCTAGCACGTCCATATTCGTTGGAAGCGCAGCAACCGAAGCAAAGGAGTCtaaacaaataataacaaaacCACAAGCATCAGCTAAAATGGAAAGTGGCAGCAGTGAGCTAGCCAAAGCAGAAGCCACAATTGTAAATAAATCTAAAGTTACAGAAACAGCCAGAAAGATCATTGAGCTAGCGGCAAAAACAAGTGTAGAACCAGAGTTTGAGTACGACTCCGAGGCCACAACGACAACAAATACAGAAGCTAATGGTGCGACACTTTGGTCGCGGATCATGCCTATATTTGGTTTTGGTGGTGGTGGTGAGGTGACAGTAGAAGTTGAAGAGCTAGCAGCAGAACcagtaccaacaacaacaacaacaacaacacatgaGCTCGCGGGCACCAACGTTTCACACGTTAGTAGTATTAGTAGTAATAAAAATAGTACTAGTAGTAGTATTAATAGTAACATTAGTAGTGGTAGCAGCAATAGTAGTAAAAGTAGTATAAGCGATATACACAGCATAAGCGTCAATgatattaacaacaaaaatatagATAGTATgctaaacagcaacaacaacaatgttgaTAGTCACATTCGTCAAAACAGTAAAATTATACGAATTGATCATTTAAGTGATAATGGCTTAGCAGCAgcagtaacaacaacaaatacgcTCGAAGAAGCACCAGCAACAGGCACGACAACAATAACAGCAGCAAAAAATATTGCGGCTACGGAAACAGCAAACGAAGAAGATGAACCCTCCTCTACCTATTGGTGGTTGCCAACCGGCTGGCGACTTGATCGTGGCATTAGCTCAGAGCAACCGTTGCTATATCGTCTATGGTCTGCATTTCCTGAAAGTCAATTAAAAACCAAAGTTAGCACATAA